From Schizosaccharomyces pombe strain 972h- genome assembly, chromosome: II, the proteins below share one genomic window:
- a CDS encoding uncharacterized protein (Schizosaccharomyces pombe specific protein): MVIDIVTNQFSNLQNIKIFTWKANFESIRINLQHMHLYHYEHIHLFTSSQSYMYHPNARFSYSPFCCFTDTLAYLRCEPYRGYRKCIYRKVKMPNLILRNPLVRYDVSPARYPTIGIRS; encoded by the coding sequence ATGGTTATCGATATTGTGACAAATCAGTTTTcgaatttacaaaatatcaaaatcTTTACATGGAAAGCGAACTTTGAGTCTATACGTATCAATTTGCAACACATGCATTTATACCACTACGAGCacattcatttatttacttcttCTCAATCATATATGTACCATCCCAACGCTCGATTTTCTTATTCCCCATTTTGTTGCTTTACTGACACGCTCGCTTATTTACGTTGTGAACCTTACCGAGGGTACAGAAAATGTATTTATCGAAAAGTTAAGATGCCGAATCTAATTTTACGCAACCCATTAGTTCGTTATGACGTTTCTCCCGCTCGCTACCCTACAATTGGCATCCGTAGTTAA
- the mbf1 gene encoding multiprotein bridging factor Mbf1 gives MSDWDTVTKIGSRAGPGARTHVAKTQSQINSARRAGAIVGTEKKYATGNKSQDPAGQHLTKIDRENEVKPPSTTGRSVAQAIQKGRQAKGWAQKDLSQRINEKPQVVNDYESGRAIPNQQVLSKMERALGIKLRGQNIGAPLGGPKKK, from the coding sequence ATGTCTGATTGGGATACCGTTACTAAAATTGGCAGCCGTGCTGGACCAGGAGCTAGAACTCATGTTGCTAAGACACAGTCTCAAATAAATTCTGCTAGACGTGCTGGCGCCATCGTCGGTACGGAGAAAAAATATGCCACAGGAAACAAAAGTCAAGATCCTGCTGGTCAACACTTAACTAAGATTGATCGTGAAAATGAGGTTAAACCACCTTCCACTACTGGCCGTTCAGTTGCACAAGCTATCCAAAAAGGACGTCAAGCAAAGGGTTGGGCTCAAAAGGATTTATCTCAACGGATAAACGAAAAGCCACAAGTTGTAAATGACTATGAAAGTGGTCGTGCTATTCCCAATCAGCAAGTTCTTTCTAAAATGGAACGTGCTCTAGGTATCAAATTACGTGGCCAAAACATTGGTGCTCCTTTGGGCGGTCCTAAAAAGAAGTAA
- the fic1 gene encoding contractile ring-membrane anchor Fic1, whose product MSKNPLGTLVVRIWKAKNLPNKALVGKQSPYCVCRVGEVVKRTQTDKRSGQEPSWNAVLEFNIPSESYHIMKITVFHEGFRKHPHLIGDTVLSFEKAMKEELQSEWYELKNEFQFAGELSVQFKFIPTDPLYFDRASSKPVLQFPYSSVAALTPVPKKPSKPSKPRKKVPVSHPLPPTPPSREEHVSVPRESSLFTYEDDPLPSFPSPYMVDDYYTQDVFVSDNVNDYSYGVQNPTNPRLSVEDYDANHSSLPPVPPPHLILPTASSSQIFH is encoded by the exons ATGTCAAAGAATCCTCTTGGAACGTTGGTTGTCCGAATATGGAAAGCT aaaaatttaccaaACAAGGCTCTAGTGGGCAAACAAAGCCCTTACTGCGTTTGCAGAGTTGGTGAGGTGGTAAAACGTACGCAAACGGATAAGAGAAGCGGTCAAGAACCATCGTGGAATGCGGTACTGGAGTTTAACATTCCCAGTGAATCTTATCATATTATGAAAATAACCGTTTTTCACGAGGGATTTCGAAAGCATCCACACTTGATTGGTGATACTGTATTGTCTTTTGAGAAAGCGATGAAAGAAGAGTTACAAAGTGAATGGTATGaactaaaaaatgagtTCCAATTTGCTGGCGAGCTATCTGTGCAATTCAAGTTTATCCCCACTGATCCTCTATACTTTGACCGTGCTTCTTCTAAGCCAGTTTTACAATTTCCATATTCTAGTGTCGCCGCTTTAACTCCTGTACCTAAAAAACCCTCCAAACCCTCCAAACCTCGCAAAAAGGTACCTGTCTCGCATCCTCTTCCTCCAACTCCTCCTTCCAGGGAAGAGCATGTTTCGGTGCCTCGCGAATCTTCTTTATTCACATATGAGGATGATCCCTTGCCTTCTTTTCCCAGTCCTTATATGGTTGATGATTATTACACGCAAGATGTTTTCGTGTCTGACAATGTCAATGATTATTCATATGGTGTACAAAACCCCACGAATCCTAGATTGTCCGTTGAAGACTACGATGCCAACCATTCCTCTCTACCTCCCGTCCCCCCACCTCATTTAATTCTTCCTACAGCTTCTTCTTCCCAAATATTCCATTAA
- the isp4 gene encoding plasma membrane OPT oligopeptide transmembrane transporter family Isp4 — translation MIGSINESPIEEHMNDSPSTKEKADSVDISDYIVSHSDDSLSKDIKKDTKSFLDVEHGEISTVDEFEEDSPYPEVRAAVPPTDDPSMPCNTIRMWTIGLIYSTVGAAVNMFFSLRNPTVTLSVLISELLAYPALQIWDLIFPDREFRIGRLKFNFKPGPFNVKEHALIVVMSSVSFGNAYSTDIILAQRVHYKQRFGFGYEICLTLATQLIGYGLAGLSRRLLVRPASMLWPVNLVQCTLIKTLHRKDLRNAVANGWRISPFRFFLYVFIASFIWNWFPSYIFQALSLFAWVTWIRPNSPTVNQIFGESTGISILPMTFDWNQISAYILSPLMAPADALMNILLGVILFFWIVTPALNFTNTWYGDYLPISSSGIIDHFGNSYNVTRILTKDATFDLDAYQNYSPIFMSTTYALAFGLSFASITSVIFHVILYHGKEIYDRLRDPPAPDIHEKLMKAYDEVPFYWYLSVFLAFFGMMMGTIYGWKTETPWWVIIVGVIFSAVWFIPIGIVQAITNIQLGLNVFTEFIVGYMYPGRPLAMMIFKTVGYITMTQGLAFAADLKFGHYMKLPPRIMFYTQMIATIWSCFVQIGVLDWALGNIDNVCQADQPDNYTCPNATVFFNSSVIWGVIGPKRMFSGKNTYTGLQYFWLAGVLGTILFWALWKKWPQKWWGQLNGPLIFGGTGYIPPATPVNYLAWSGIGLFFNYYLKKIFADWWQKYNFTLSAALDTGTQLSVIILFFCLQLPMVNFPDWWGNDGAFNTLDATGAAVRKLVNESAGEFFGPAEW, via the coding sequence ATGATCGGTTCCATCAATGAGTCTCCCATCGAGGAGCATATGAATGACTCCCCCTCTACAAAGGAAAAGGCCGACTCCGTCGACATCTCTGATTACATCGTTAGCCATTCCGATGACAGTTTATCCAAAGACATCAAGAAAGACACAAAGTCCTTTCTCGATGTCGAACATGGTGAAATTAGTACGGTTGACGAGTTTGAGGAAGACTCTCCTTATCCAGAGGTTCGTGCCGCCGTCCCTCCTACCGATGATCCAAGTATGCCATGCAACACCATTCGCATGTGGACCATTGGTCTCATCTATTCCACCGTTGGTGCCGCCGTCAACATGTTCTTTTCCCTTCGAAACCCAACCGTCACTTTGAGTGTTTTGATTTCCGAGCTTCTCGCATACCCAGCATTACAGATTTGGGACTTGATTTTCCCCGATCGCGAATTTCGCATTGGACGTTTAAAGTTTAATTTTAAGCCTGGTCCCTTTAACGTTAAAGAACATGCTCTCATCGTCGTTATGTCGAGTGTATCGTTTGGTAATGCCTACTCCACCGATATCATCCTCGCCCAACGTGTACACTACAAACAGCGCTTCGGCTTTGGCTACGAAATCTGTTTGACTTTGGCCACTCAACTTATCGGATACGGATTGGCTGGTTTATCCAGAAGACTTTTGGTCCGTCCTGCTAGTATGTTGTGGCCTGTGAATCTCGTTCAATGCACCTTGATCAAGACTTTACATCGCAAAGACTTACGAAACGCCGTTGCCAATGGCTGGAGAATTTCCCCCTTCCGTTTCTTTTTGTACGTTTTTATTGCTTCATTCATTTGGAATTGGTTCCCTTCCTACATTTTCCAAGCCCTTTCCCTATTTGCTTGGGTCACTTGGATTCGTCCTAATAGTCCAACTGTAAATCAAATCTTTGGTGAATCCACCGGAATCTCCATCCTTCCCATGACTTTTGATTGGAATCAAATTTCCGCATACATTCTTTCCCCCCTCATGGCTCCTGCCGATGCTTTGATGAACATTCTTTTGGGCGTCATTCTATTCTTTTGGATCGTCACTCCAGCCCTTAACTTTACCAACACGTGGTATGGTGATTACCTACCGATCAGTAGTTCTGGTATTATCGATCACTTTGGTAATAGCTATAACGTTACTCGCATCCTCACCAAGGATGCTACGTTTGATTTGGATGCCTATCAAAACTATTCTCCCATTTTCATGTCCACCACCTACGCTTTGGCATTTGGCCTTTCCTTCGCTTCCATCACTTCTGTCATTTTCCACGTGATCCTATACCATGGAAAAGAGATCTACGACAGGTTACGCGATCCACCCGCACCTGATATCCATGAAAAACTCATGAAAGCCTATGATGAAGTTCCCTTCTATTGGTATTTGAGTGTTTTCTTGGCCTTTTTCGGCATGATGATGGGTACTATTTATGGTTGGAAAACGGAAACCCCTTGGTGGGTTATCATTGTCGGTGTCATTTTCTCTGCTGTATGGTTCATTCCAATTGGCATCGTTCAAGCTATAACCAACATCCAGCTAGGCTTGAATGTATTCACCGAGTTTATCGTTGGTTATATGTATCCTGGTCGTCCTTTGGCCATGATGATTTTCAAGACTGTCGGTTATATTACAATGACTCAGGGATTGGCTTTCGCTGCCGATCTGAAGTTTGGTCATTACATGAAGCTTCCTCCCAGAATCATGTTTTACACCCAAATGATTGCCACCATATGGTCTTGCTTTGTTCAGATCGGCGTATTGGATTGGGCTTTGGGTAATATTGATAATGTTTGCCAGGCCGATCAACCTGATAATTACACTTGTCCTAATGCAActgtcttttttaattcttccGTTATTTGGGGTGTAATTGGTCCCAAGAGAATGTTTTCTGGAAAAAACACCTATACGGGATTGCAGTACTTCTGGCTCGCTGGCGTGCTGGGTACAATTTTGTTCTGGGCTCTATGGAAGAAATGGCCTCAAAAATGGTGGGGTCAATTGAATGGCCCGCTAATTTTTGGAGGTACTGGTTATATTCCCCCAGCTACTCCTGTAAACTATCTGGCTTGGTCTGGAATTGGTCTGTTCTTCAATTATTATCTGAAGAAGATATTCGCAGACTGGTGGCAGAAATACAATTTCACGCTTTCTGCTGCTCTTGATACTGGTACGCAGTTGTCGGTCAttatacttttcttttgcttacAGTTGCCTATGGTTAATTTCCCAGATTGGTGGGGTAATGATGGTGCCTTTAATACGCTGGATGCTACAGGTGCCGCTGTTAGGAAACTCGTCAATGAGTCAGCAGGTGAATTCTTTGGTCCCGCCGAATGGTAA
- the wdr74 gene encoding ribosome biogenesis protein wdr74, which produces MKLLLGDEIGQLKFIEIKKGTDTSNPESEAPVIQKFGELDREKGVLFMLKHEMNVFVARKNGTIECWNVNQEPPILSSLWQLDSSLLETASIVSMKYSNGWLMLALSDGNLLFRHIESSKLRKLQLHGPLSAVELHPRIPGIIAAGGKENDVCLYSCNPTCKSNIDELELWRTENVVKVFQGKNVKNDSLNLRVRVWITGIVFTEDIINVIDGKSEDDESLCFHFATITHYGQLRFYDTKHGRRPVSTFDVSTSPLSHVGLLPSIKLLYFADKRAQISIFDHSKKKVIGRFQGVKGAPSSIHCLGNVVAITGLDRNVRIFDADRKPLANAYIKALPTSIIVINERDAEIIKKEEELEAAKEEEEEIWRNMEQLEDTEDKKPSKRIKL; this is translated from the exons ATGAAATTGCTTCTTGGTGATGAAATCGGGCAATTAAAAT TcatagaaataaaaaaaggtactGACACCTCAAACCCCGAGTCAGAAGCACCAGTTATTCAGAAATTTGGAGAGTTAGATCGAGAAAAAGGAGTGCTTTTTATGTTGAAGCATGAAATG AATGTATTTGTCGCTCGGAAAAATGGTACTATTGAATGTTGGAACGTTAACCAAGAACCACCTATTTTGTCTAGTCTTTGGCAATTGGACAGCTCTTTATTAGAGACTGCTTCCATAGTTTCCATGAAATACTCTAATGGTTGGCTAATGCTTGCTTTAAGTGATGGAAATTTGTTGTTTAGACACATTGAATCTTCGAAGCTTCGAAAACTTCAATTACATGGCCCCCTGTCCGCTGTTGAGTTACATCCAAGAATACCAGGAATAATCGCTGCTggaggaaaagaaaacgatGTTTGTTTGTATTCTTGCAATCCTACGTGCAAATCGAACATTGATGAACTAGAACTTTGGCGAACAGAAAACGTGGTAAAAGTTTTCCAGggaaaaaatgtaaaaaatgacTCCCTGAATCTTAGAGTGCGCGTGTGGATCACTGGAATTGTGTTCACGGAAGATATTATTAATGTTATTGACGGAAAGTCCGAAGACGATGAAAGTCTGTGCTTCCATTTTGCTACGATTACTCATTATGGTCAG TTACGCTTTTATGATACGAAACACGGCCGCCGCCCGGTTTCCACATTTGATGTCTCTACTTCACCATTAAGTCATGTTGGTTTGCTTCCTTCAATCAA GTTACTTTACTTTGCTGATAAGCGTGCTCAAATCTCAATTTTTGAccattcaaagaaaaaagtcaTCGGAAGATTTCAAGGAGTAAAGGGTGCCCCTTCTTCAATTCATTGCCTTGGTAATGTAGTTGCTATTACTGGTTTAGATAGAAACGTCAGGATTTTTGATGCTGATAGAAAACCGCTAGCAAATGCATATATTAAAGCTCTTCCTACCAGtattattgttattaaTGAAAGAGATGCCGAAATAATTAAGAAAGAAGAGGAATTAGAAGCggcaaaagaagaagaggaagagaTTTGGCGAAACATGGAACAGTTAGAAGATACAGAAGATAAAAAGCCTTCGAAGAGGATAAaactttga
- the atf1 gene encoding Atf-CREB family transcription factor Atf1, with translation MSPSPVNTSTEPASVAAVSNGNATASSTQVPENNQSDSFAPPSNNSQQNQQSSTIAPNGGAGSVANANPADQSDGVTPSFVGSLKLDYEPNPFEHSFGSTASVGQGNPSLNRNPSLSNIPSGVPPAFARTLLPPVSSIASPDILSGAPGIASPLGYPAWSAFTRGTMHNPLSPAIYDATLRPDYLNNPSDASAAARFSSGTGFTPGVNEPFRSLLTPTGAGFPAPSPGTANLLGFHTFDSQFPDQYRFTPRDGKPPVVNGTNGDQSDYFGANAAVHGLCLLSQVPDQQQKLQQPISSENDQAASTTANNLLKQTQQQTFPDSIRPSFTQNTNPQAVTGTMNPQASRTQQQPMYFMGSQQFNGMPSVYGDTVNPADPSLTLRQTTDFSGQNAENGSTNLPQKTSNSDMPTANSMPVKLENGTDYSTSQEPSSNANNQSSPTSSINGKASSESANGTSYSKGSSRRNSKNETDEEKRKSFLERNRQAALKCRQRKKQWLSNLQAKVEFYGNENEILSAQVSALREEIVSLKTLLIAHKDCPVAKSNSAAVATSVIGSGDLAQRINLGY, from the coding sequence atGTCCCCGTCTCCCGTCAATACTTCCACAGAACCAGCATCTGTTGCCGCTGTTTCAAATGGTAATGCTACTGCTTCCAGTACTCAGGTTCCGGAAAACAATCAATCTGATTCATTTGCACCACCAAGCAACAATTCTCAGCAGAATCAACAGTCTTCAACTATCGCTCCTAATGGAGGGGCCGGATCTGTCGCTAATGCGAATCCAGCTGACCAATCCGATGGTGTAACTCCGTCTTTCGTAGGCTCCTTGAAGCTGGATTACGAACCCAACCCCTTTGAGCATTCATTTGGCTCTACCGCTTCGGTTGGACAAGGAAATCCTTCTCTTAATCGTAATCCTAGCCTTAGTAACATTCCTTCAGGTGTGCCTCCTGCGTTTGCGCGAACTCTCTTACCTCCTGTTTCTTCCATAGCATCACCTGATATCTTAAGTGGAGCTCCAGGTATTGCCTCGCCGTTGGGCTATCCTGCTTGGTCTGCTTTTACTCGTGGTACAATGCATAATCCCCTTTCTCCTGCTATTTATGATGCTACTCTTCGTCCTGACTACCTAAACAATCCTTCAGATGCATCTGCAGCAGCTAGATTTTCTAGTGGAACTGGATTTACTCCTGGTGTTAATGAACCCTTCCGATCTCTTTTAACCCCTACTGGAGCTGGATTTCCCGCTCCTTCACCTGGTACTGCCAATTTATTAGGGTTTCATACGTTTGATTCTCAATTTCCTGATCAATATCGTTTTACCCCAAGGGATGGTAAACCGCCTGTTGTAAATGGGACGAATGGTGACCAGTCTGATTATTTCGGTGCCAATGCTGCGGTTCATGGGTTATGCTTACTCTCCCAGGTTCCCGATCAGCAGCAAAAGCTTCAGCAACCCATCTCCTCTGAAAACGATCAAGCAGCATCCACCACTGCCAACAACCTCCTGAAGCAAACTCAGCAACAGACTTTCCCCGACTCTATCCGGCCATCTTTTACTCAAAATACTAACCCCCAAGCTGTTACAGGTACAATGAACCCTCAAGCATCTCGTACTCAGCAACAGCCTATGTACTTTATGGGGTCGCAACAATTTAACGGCATGCCATCTGTTTACGGCGATACAGTTAATCCTGCCGACCCTTCATTAACATTACGCCAAACCACGGACTTTTCCGGACAAAATGCCGAGAATGGATCCACAAATCTACCGCAAAAAACTTCTAATTCTGATATGCCAACGGCAAATTCGATGCCGGTCAAACTCGAAAATGGTACTGACTATTCCACTTCGCAAGAGCCTTCTAGTAATGCCAATAATCAATCCTCACCCACTTCTTCCATTAATGGTAAGGCTTCTAGTGAATCTGCCAACGGCACTTCGTATAGCAAAGGTTCATCTCGCCGGAATTCCAAAAACGAAACTGATGAAGAGAAACGTAAAAGCTTCCTGGAACGCAATCGACAAGCTGCTCTTAAATGTAGACAGCGTAAAAAACAATGGCTTTCTAATCTTCAAGCGAAGGTTGAATTTTATggtaatgaaaatgaaattttaagTGCACAAGTCAGTGCATTACGTGAGGAAATTGTGAGTTTGAAGACCTTATTGATTGCTCATAAAGACTGCCCAGTGGCCAAGAGTAATTCGGCTGCTGTTGCAACAAGTGTCATCGGAAGCGGTGATCTTGCTCAAAGAATCAATTTAGGGTACTAG